The segment TATCCATAATGCAGACTTTGATATCCGTTTTCTCAATGCAGAATTGGCCCGGGTTAAACATCCGCCTTTTCCCTTATCCCGCAGCGTGGATACGATCATATTGGCCCGTCAAAAATTTCCAGGTGCCCCGGCAAGTTTAGACGCTTTATGCAGACGGTTTAATATTGACACAAGTCACCGGGCAAAACATGGAGCATTGGTTGATTGTCAATTATTGGCTCAAGTTTATTTGGAATTGCGGGGGGGAAGACAAAAAGGTTTTGCCTTGGATTCCCTTGAATCTTCCCATAATTCTTTAGCTAAGCCACAAGCGCGGAAAAATTTTTCAAGGAAATTAATCATTCCCTCTTCCCCCCAAGAGGATGCGGATCACCAGCATGTCCTGCAAAAATTGCGTAAGGCACTATGGCTCCAGCTAAAATAATCGTCAATTCTTAATTTTTATTGTATTGAGGCGCTTTCCGCAGAAGGGTTGGTTAGCTGGCGTTGACGTTCCTGGTACAACGCTGCAAAATCAATCGGTTGCAATTGGGGCAACGGAATGACCCCATCCCTTGAAAGGTTCATGATAATTTGCCTGGCAAAGGGGAATAACATCCGAGGGGCTTCAATCATCAATAAGGGTTCAATTGCCTCAACTGGCACTGATTGCAAATGGAATAAACCAGCATATTCAATTTCTGCTAAGCATTTGAATTTCTCTTGGACAGTAGATTCAATTAAAATCTTCAAGATCACTTCAAAATCGCTAGTGTTAAATTGTGCGACCCGGATATCAAATTTTATATTCCCTTTGGGGGTTTTAACGCCTTGTTGCAGAATTTCAACTGCATTTGGATTCTCAAAAGACAAATCTTTCAAATATTGCGAAACTAACGTAAAACTGGGACCCTTCTTTTCCCTATCAACCCCTTCGACCTTCGCCGAAGGTGCCGGGACTGCTTCTTTATCAACGGCGTTTTTGGGGGCGCGTGCATTTTCTGTCATGTACCATATTCCCTAACAATAATAACTTTACAAAAAGAAGTTCAACAACCCTTATGCCCGAACCTGTTTTTTTTAGCAAGTATCTTGATATATTAGGCTTTACCCGAGATATTATTCACTGAACTGATGTGGCAAAATACTAAATCAAGAAATCAATCCATATAATGTGGGCGGATTTTTGAACAATACAATTTGCCTTTTCCGCGGTATTTGCTAAAATCCTCAGAGAAAATTGGGGTGTTTAAAAGCCCTTTATGTTTAAAATTGTACTGTAGAATCAAACAAATGACAAATACAGATTGGCTTCAAATCATTATTTTCGCTGCTATCGCCCTATTCTTCTTTTTTCGGCTGCGTAGTGTGTTAGGACAAAAAACCGGCGAAGAACATAAACATGGCAAGATATTGACCCCCAAATCCCTAAGGCCAGTGCCCCTAAGGCCGCAGGATCAGGTGGCGGTAAAGGATAAAATAGACAGTGATCAAGAAATCGCTTCTTTACTGACGGGGCAAGACCAGGTAGCTGATTTAAAAAAACTGCAAACTATTTCCCCTGCTTTTCAGCCTAGTTCCTTTTTAAAAGGTGCTAAAATCGCTTTTGAATCGGTTCTGCATGCCTACGCCGAAGGGGATACTAAAACGCTAAAATCCTTGGTGGATCAAGAAATTTTTGATGCTTTTGCTGGGTCTATTGCTGAGCGCCAAAATAAAGGCCAGCAACAGCAAACCATGATTGTGGCGATTAATGAT is part of the Rhodospirillaceae bacterium genome and harbors:
- a CDS encoding Tim44 domain-containing protein — its product is MTNTDWLQIIIFAAIALFFFFRLRSVLGQKTGEEHKHGKILTPKSLRPVPLRPQDQVAVKDKIDSDQEIASLLTGQDQVADLKKLQTISPAFQPSSFLKGAKIAFESVLHAYAEGDTKTLKSLVDQEIFDAFAGSIAERQNKGQQQQTMIVAINDAKIESIKIENGQAFITVLIISEQINVVRNQDGQVIEGDATAVRNIRDLWTFRKDLRNMDPNWLLVATHNAED
- the dnaQ gene encoding DNA polymerase III subunit epsilon, with product MREIILDTETTGLDPEKGDRVIEIACLELLNHLPTGRSLQYYINPERLVPADAVAIHGITSEFLLGKPKFPEIIGGFLEFIADSPFVIHNADFDIRFLNAELARVKHPPFPLSRSVDTIILARQKFPGAPASLDALCRRFNIDTSHRAKHGALVDCQLLAQVYLELRGGRQKGFALDSLESSHNSLAKPQARKNFSRKLIIPSSPQEDADHQHVLQKLRKALWLQLK
- the secB gene encoding protein-export chaperone SecB, producing the protein MTENARAPKNAVDKEAVPAPSAKVEGVDREKKGPSFTLVSQYLKDLSFENPNAVEILQQGVKTPKGNIKFDIRVAQFNTSDFEVILKILIESTVQEKFKCLAEIEYAGLFHLQSVPVEAIEPLLMIEAPRMLFPFARQIIMNLSRDGVIPLPQLQPIDFAALYQERQRQLTNPSAESASIQ